From one Prochlorococcus marinus str. MIT 0912 genomic stretch:
- the gyrA gene encoding DNA gyrase subunit A, protein MADPLGPNSTGPGESDDRIIQTDLRNEMSRSYLEYAMSVIVGRALPDSRDGLKPVHRRILYAMYELGLTSDRPYRKCARVVGEVLGKFHPHGDTAVYDALVRMAQDFSMQMPLIDGHGNFGSVDNDPPAAMRYTESRLQSLTTDSLLEDIESETVDFADNFDGSVQEPTVLPARIPQLLLNGSSGIAVGMATNIPPHNLGELIDGLMALISNPNLEELELMNIIKGPDFPTGGQILGRSGIKETYLSGRGSITMRGVAEIETIENPGRPDRDAVIITELPYQTNKAGLIERIADMVNDKKLEGIADIRDESDRDGMRIVVELRRDSYPQVVLNNLFKLTPLQTNFSANMLALVNGEPVILSLRKMLQVFLDFRVETIEKRTKYLLKKAEARDHILLGLLLALDQLDEIISLIRSASDSATAKRKLQELHGLTDIQSDAILQMQLRRLTALEADKIRLEHEDLVRKIKDLKDILNKKERVFEITKIELNEIKEKYNTPRRTKILDLGGGLEDIDLIANERSVVLLTETGYLKRMPVNEFEATSRGTRGKAGTRSQGEEEVKKFISCNDHDSLLLFSDRGVAYALPAYRVPQCSRTAKGTPIVQLLPIPREEAITSLLSVSSFDDENYLLMLTRGGYIKRTPLSAFSKIRANGLIAIGLEDGDALTWVRLAESGDSVLIGSKNGMTIHFRLNDSELRPLGRSARGVKSMNLKSGDSLVSMDVLSTELADHVDKSEEEELQDESSESEGPWVLVASGSGLGKRVPVTQFRLQKRAGMGLRAIKFRKDGDELVGLRVLGKGEELLLVSERGVIVRTSADKISQQSRAATGVRIQKLDNGDKLSEVVLVPPEQINDDEEKESPTRRESINTDQTSKN, encoded by the coding sequence ATGGCTGATCCATTGGGACCTAATAGTACTGGTCCCGGGGAATCCGATGATCGGATCATCCAGACTGATTTAAGAAACGAAATGTCGCGTTCCTACTTGGAATACGCGATGAGTGTGATTGTTGGAAGAGCTTTGCCTGATTCGAGGGATGGACTTAAACCAGTTCATCGAAGAATTCTCTATGCGATGTATGAACTTGGACTAACTAGTGATAGGCCATACAGAAAATGCGCACGTGTTGTTGGAGAAGTTTTAGGTAAATTCCATCCACATGGTGATACCGCCGTTTATGACGCTTTGGTCAGAATGGCCCAAGATTTTTCTATGCAGATGCCTTTAATTGATGGGCATGGGAATTTTGGATCTGTTGATAATGATCCTCCTGCTGCAATGAGATATACAGAATCCAGATTGCAATCTTTAACGACTGATAGCTTGCTTGAAGATATTGAATCTGAAACAGTTGATTTCGCCGATAACTTTGATGGCTCTGTGCAAGAACCAACAGTATTGCCTGCAAGAATTCCTCAATTGTTATTAAATGGTTCTTCTGGAATAGCTGTTGGTATGGCAACCAACATACCTCCACATAATTTGGGTGAATTGATTGATGGATTGATGGCTTTAATTTCTAATCCCAATTTAGAAGAATTAGAGTTGATGAATATAATTAAAGGTCCAGATTTTCCTACTGGTGGACAAATACTTGGAAGAAGTGGAATTAAGGAAACATATCTTTCTGGTAGAGGTTCAATCACAATGCGTGGAGTCGCTGAAATAGAAACTATTGAAAATCCAGGTAGACCAGATAGGGATGCAGTTATAATTACTGAGCTTCCTTACCAAACAAATAAAGCTGGATTAATAGAACGAATAGCTGATATGGTCAACGATAAAAAACTTGAAGGTATTGCAGATATTAGAGATGAAAGTGATAGAGATGGAATGAGAATTGTTGTTGAATTAAGAAGAGATTCATATCCTCAAGTTGTTTTAAATAATTTATTTAAACTTACTCCTTTACAGACTAATTTCAGTGCAAATATGCTTGCATTAGTAAATGGTGAGCCTGTTATATTGTCACTTCGAAAAATGTTGCAAGTATTTTTAGATTTTAGAGTAGAAACCATTGAAAAAAGAACTAAATATCTATTAAAGAAGGCAGAGGCTAGAGATCACATATTATTGGGATTATTACTAGCATTAGATCAGTTAGATGAAATAATTAGTCTTATCAGATCAGCTTCTGACTCGGCAACTGCTAAAAGAAAATTACAAGAATTGCATGGCTTAACAGATATTCAGTCTGATGCTATTTTGCAGATGCAGTTAAGAAGGCTAACCGCTTTAGAAGCTGATAAGATTAGACTTGAACATGAGGACTTGGTTAGAAAAATAAAAGATTTGAAAGATATTTTAAATAAGAAAGAAAGGGTATTTGAAATAACAAAAATAGAATTAAATGAAATAAAAGAAAAATACAATACTCCAAGAAGAACAAAAATTCTTGACCTTGGTGGAGGCCTTGAGGATATTGATTTAATTGCAAATGAAAGATCAGTCGTTTTATTGACCGAGACAGGATATTTAAAGAGGATGCCTGTTAATGAATTTGAAGCAACAAGTCGAGGTACTAGAGGCAAAGCAGGAACGCGAAGCCAAGGAGAGGAAGAGGTGAAAAAATTTATTAGTTGTAATGACCATGACAGCCTTCTTCTTTTTAGTGATAGAGGCGTTGCTTATGCTCTTCCTGCTTACAGAGTTCCTCAATGTAGTAGAACTGCAAAAGGTACACCTATTGTTCAATTGCTTCCAATTCCACGGGAAGAAGCCATTACTTCATTGCTTTCCGTGAGTTCTTTTGATGATGAAAACTATTTATTGATGCTTACTAGGGGGGGGTATATAAAGAGAACACCTCTTTCAGCTTTCAGCAAGATTAGAGCAAATGGATTAATTGCAATAGGATTAGAAGATGGTGATGCTTTGACTTGGGTTCGATTGGCTGAGTCTGGAGATAGTGTTTTGATTGGTTCCAAAAATGGAATGACAATTCATTTTAGATTAAATGATTCTGAATTACGCCCTTTAGGCAGATCAGCAAGAGGAGTTAAGTCAATGAATCTTAAGTCTGGAGATTCTCTTGTGAGCATGGATGTTTTATCTACTGAGTTGGCTGATCATGTCGATAAAAGTGAAGAAGAAGAACTACAGGATGAATCATCAGAGTCTGAAGGCCCTTGGGTGCTTGTTGCATCTGGAAGCGGACTGGGAAAAAGAGTCCCTGTGACACAATTTCGATTGCAAAAAAGAGCAGGAATGGGCTTAAGAGCAATAAAATTCAGAAAAGATGGAGATGAACTTGTAGGTTTAAGGGTCCTAGGTAAAGGAGAAGAATTATTATTAGTAAGTGAAAGAGGGGTAATTGTTCGAACTAGTGCAGATAAAATCTCTCAACAATCTAGAGCTGCAACTGGTGTAAGAATTCAGAAGCTTGATAATGGTGATAAGTTGTCGGAAGTTGTGTTGGTTCCTCCAGAACAAATTAATGATGATGAAGAAAAAGAATCACCCACAAGGAGAGAATCAATAAA
- a CDS encoding GuaB3 family IMP dehydrogenase-related protein: MNIQLGRTKTVRRAYGIDEIALVPGGRTVDPEITKTNWEIGGIERDIPIIASAMDGVVDVKMAVALSKLGALGVLNLEGVQTRYEDPEKVLAKIQSIGKEGFVPLMQEIYKEPIKEELILKRIEEIKNSGGIAAVSGTPLAAIKYKDLVKDSDADLFFLQATVVSTEHLGKEGSQKLDLNDLCENIGIPVAVGNCVTYEVALKLMRAGAAAVMVGIGPGAACTSRGVLGVGIPQATAISDCSAARNDFQKESGKYIPIIADGGIITGGDICKCIACGADSVMIGSPIARSQEAPGKGFHWGMATPSPVLPRGTRIKVGTTGSLKSILCGPAILDDGTHNLLGAIKTSMGTLGATDLKEMQKVEVVVAPSLLTEGKVYQKAQQLGMGK, encoded by the coding sequence GTGAATATTCAACTAGGACGCACCAAAACCGTTCGAAGAGCCTACGGGATTGATGAAATCGCATTAGTACCGGGAGGAAGAACAGTTGACCCTGAAATCACAAAAACCAATTGGGAAATAGGTGGGATTGAAAGAGATATTCCCATAATCGCAAGTGCGATGGATGGTGTTGTAGATGTAAAAATGGCAGTCGCTCTTTCTAAGCTGGGGGCCCTAGGTGTTTTAAATCTTGAAGGAGTCCAAACTAGATACGAAGATCCAGAAAAAGTCCTCGCCAAAATCCAATCAATTGGGAAAGAGGGATTTGTTCCTTTGATGCAAGAAATATATAAGGAACCAATAAAGGAAGAATTAATTTTAAAAAGAATTGAAGAGATAAAAAATAGTGGAGGGATTGCTGCTGTAAGCGGCACACCATTAGCTGCAATTAAATATAAAGATTTAGTCAAAGACTCAGATGCAGACTTATTTTTTCTTCAGGCAACAGTTGTTTCAACAGAACACTTGGGCAAGGAGGGTAGTCAAAAGCTTGACCTTAATGATCTTTGCGAAAACATTGGCATCCCTGTTGCAGTTGGTAATTGCGTTACCTATGAAGTTGCTTTAAAACTTATGAGAGCAGGAGCCGCAGCCGTAATGGTTGGCATTGGACCTGGAGCAGCTTGCACATCAAGAGGCGTATTAGGAGTTGGTATTCCTCAAGCAACTGCTATTTCTGATTGCTCTGCTGCAAGGAATGATTTTCAAAAAGAAAGTGGAAAATATATCCCAATTATTGCTGATGGTGGAATTATCACTGGTGGTGATATTTGCAAATGCATCGCCTGTGGTGCTGACTCAGTTATGATTGGATCCCCAATTGCAAGATCTCAAGAAGCTCCTGGCAAGGGTTTTCATTGGGGCATGGCTACCCCAAGTCCTGTTCTCCCTAGAGGCACAAGGATTAAAGTTGGAACGACCGGTAGCTTAAAAAGCATTCTTTGTGGTCCTGCAATACTTGATGATGGAACCCACAATTTGTTAGGAGCAATAAAAACCTCTATGGGGACTTTGGGTGCTACCGACCTCAAAGAAATGCAAAAAGTTGAAGTTGTTGTTGCACCTTCTTTGTTAACAGAAGGAAAGGTTTATCAAAAAGCACAGCAACTTGGAATGGGAAAATAA
- the trxA gene encoding thioredoxin, translated as MSTASAVTDSSFEQEVLQSDVPVLVDFWAPWCGPCRMVAPIVEEISKDFEGKIKVFKLNTDENPNVASQYGIRSIPTLMIFKGGQKVDTVVGAVPKATLSGTISKHL; from the coding sequence ATGTCCACAGCTTCTGCAGTAACTGATTCCTCTTTCGAACAAGAAGTCCTCCAGAGTGACGTGCCTGTTTTGGTTGATTTTTGGGCACCTTGGTGCGGACCATGCAGAATGGTTGCTCCAATTGTTGAAGAGATCTCAAAAGATTTCGAAGGCAAAATAAAAGTATTCAAATTAAACACTGATGAGAACCCAAATGTTGCTAGTCAGTATGGAATCAGAAGCATACCAACCTTGATGATCTTTAAGGGCGGTCAAAAAGTAGATACTGTTGTTGGAGCAGTTCCTAAAGCCACTCTTTCTGGAACAATCTCCAAACATCTCTAA
- the hisH gene encoding imidazole glycerol phosphate synthase subunit HisH: MAKIGLIDYGMGNLFSVQQAFKRLNQPLDIICDIKTLRSCDALILPGVGAFDPAMMNLRQTELVPSIIDWINNGKPLFGICLGLQLLFETSDEGTSEGLGVIKGHIRKLPQERNERIPHIGWSPIYKTNECPILENHPDSNWMYFVHSYSACPLEPENIVATTKFGKTDVTSVVWYKNTGACQFHPEKSGVAGQKLIFNWINWLKKSKF; this comes from the coding sequence TTGGCAAAAATTGGATTAATAGATTATGGAATGGGTAATCTTTTTTCCGTTCAACAAGCATTTAAAAGGCTTAATCAACCTTTAGATATTATTTGTGATATCAAAACACTCAGGTCATGTGATGCCCTAATTCTCCCAGGAGTAGGTGCTTTTGATCCCGCAATGATGAATTTAAGACAAACGGAACTAGTACCTTCAATAATTGACTGGATAAATAACGGTAAACCACTTTTTGGAATTTGTTTAGGATTGCAGCTTTTATTTGAGACTAGTGATGAAGGTACTTCAGAAGGTTTAGGCGTCATCAAAGGTCATATTCGCAAATTGCCTCAAGAAAGAAATGAAAGAATCCCACACATTGGTTGGTCTCCAATATACAAAACAAACGAATGTCCTATTCTTGAAAATCATCCTGATTCAAATTGGATGTATTTCGTCCATTCATACTCAGCATGTCCTCTTGAACCAGAAAACATCGTAGCCACAACAAAATTTGGTAAAACTGACGTTACATCTGTTGTTTGGTACAAAAATACTGGGGCCTGTCAGTTTCATCCTGAAAAATCAGGAGTCGCAGGACAAAAACTTATTTTTAATTGGATTAATTGGTTAAAAAAAAGTAAATTTTAG
- the rsmD gene encoding 16S rRNA (guanine(966)-N(2))-methyltransferase RsmD, with translation MKLISGKRIESPLSQKTRPTSSKVREAIINILGTEINGASWLDLCSGSGAMACEVLQRGVKRVLSIEKDRRVVKICKKNLMDVSNTIDQTIHIQVICSELISFLKKGPKNIRIDFINDFSNSEEKFDFVFLDPPYESRLYELSQELLLTKQWIKKTSTLICECSSKSMPRIHNGWELNKKKFYGNTSLLFLIPNQALNCFDDTDSMH, from the coding sequence TTGAAACTTATTTCTGGAAAAAGGATAGAAAGTCCTTTAAGCCAAAAGACAAGACCTACCTCCTCAAAAGTGAGAGAGGCAATAATTAATATTCTTGGAACCGAAATCAACGGAGCAAGCTGGCTAGATCTTTGCAGTGGAAGTGGAGCCATGGCATGTGAGGTGCTACAAAGAGGGGTAAAAAGGGTACTTTCAATAGAAAAAGACAGGAGAGTAGTAAAAATATGCAAAAAAAACCTTATGGATGTATCAAATACCATTGATCAGACAATACATATTCAAGTCATATGCAGTGAATTGATCTCATTTCTAAAAAAAGGACCAAAAAACATAAGAATTGATTTTATCAATGATTTTTCTAACTCTGAAGAAAAATTTGATTTTGTTTTTCTTGACCCTCCATATGAATCAAGGTTATATGAACTTTCTCAAGAACTTTTATTGACTAAACAATGGATTAAAAAAACATCAACTTTGATATGTGAATGCTCGTCAAAATCAATGCCAAGAATACATAATGGTTGGGAATTAAATAAAAAGAAATTTTATGGAAACACCTCTCTTCTTTTTCTTATTCCCAATCAGGCATTGAACTGCTTCGACGATACTGATTCCATGCACTAA
- the petG gene encoding cytochrome b6-f complex subunit V yields the protein MIEPLLCGIVLGLVPITLLGLFVSAWNQYRRSSSMPDWE from the coding sequence ATGATTGAGCCTCTGCTATGTGGGATTGTTCTTGGACTAGTTCCCATAACACTATTAGGCCTTTTTGTTAGTGCATGGAATCAGTATCGTCGAAGCAGTTCAATGCCTGATTGGGAATAA
- a CDS encoding c-type cytochrome, with product MNTPSSKALINKDQKISSWRIFLLSIATVACLILFWRMEDFKQDPFITETLSIQGEALSGSKLFKINCVGCHGISAQGFVGPDLHEATQEMSDKKIINQVIRGLTPPMPSFEIEPQSMADLLAYMHSLN from the coding sequence GTGAATACTCCGTCATCAAAAGCATTAATTAATAAGGACCAAAAGATTAGCTCTTGGCGAATATTCTTATTATCCATAGCCACTGTCGCATGCCTTATCCTTTTTTGGAGAATGGAAGACTTTAAGCAAGATCCTTTCATAACTGAAACTTTATCTATTCAAGGTGAAGCTTTATCAGGAAGCAAATTATTTAAAATAAACTGTGTTGGTTGCCATGGGATTTCAGCTCAAGGTTTTGTAGGACCGGACCTCCACGAAGCGACTCAAGAGATGAGTGATAAAAAAATCATCAATCAAGTTATTCGGGGATTGACTCCCCCAATGCCAAGTTTTGAAATTGAACCTCAATCAATGGCGGATCTATTGGCATATATGCATTCACTCAACTAA
- a CDS encoding RNA methyltransferase, whose amino-acid sequence MSTKKTLKVVLVEPAGPINVGSVARLCENFSVHELRLVSPKCDYLGLEAKKMAVRGAKILEKAKVYKDLNSSLSDCSRIIATCGRKEHGEIPLNSNKDALSWAFRSEREETIALVFGREDRGLSNEELLKANKVISLNTSEHYPSLNLSHAVAIVLHQFNQFNELDFLKSHTKTSSPANLIKLEDCINDAGSLLFDIGFLMKHTYKAKMTKIKKLLLRGEIKDDEVALIRGIISQTRWKIKNKSD is encoded by the coding sequence GTGTCTACTAAAAAAACTCTAAAAGTTGTACTTGTTGAACCTGCGGGGCCAATCAATGTTGGGAGCGTTGCAAGACTATGTGAAAACTTTAGTGTTCATGAATTAAGACTAGTTTCTCCTAAATGCGATTATTTAGGTCTTGAAGCAAAAAAGATGGCTGTCAGAGGTGCGAAGATATTAGAAAAAGCAAAAGTATATAAGGATCTAAATTCTTCACTTTCAGACTGTTCAAGAATTATTGCTACTTGCGGAAGAAAAGAACATGGTGAAATTCCACTTAACTCAAATAAAGATGCTTTAAGCTGGGCTTTCAGATCAGAAAGAGAAGAGACAATAGCTTTAGTTTTCGGTAGAGAAGACCGAGGTTTGTCTAACGAAGAGCTTCTAAAAGCAAATAAAGTGATTAGTCTTAATACAAGCGAGCATTATCCATCATTAAATCTTTCACATGCAGTAGCAATTGTTCTTCATCAATTCAATCAATTTAATGAGCTTGATTTTTTAAAATCACATACAAAAACAAGCTCTCCTGCAAATTTAATTAAATTAGAAGATTGTATTAACGATGCAGGTAGTCTTCTATTTGATATTGGTTTCTTAATGAAACATACATATAAAGCTAAAATGACTAAAATCAAAAAATTGCTTTTAAGAGGTGAGATAAAAGATGATGAAGTTGCACTAATTAGAGGAATAATTAGCCAAACGAGATGGAAAATTAAAAATAAAAGTGATTAA
- a CDS encoding serine hydrolase translates to MKSHLKVITNIFLTSIGLSVLLGSFLRFFGPINQNYNLNKKINKVANSSRSIEKELKARKSNLTLFYNDKFEKLEKLITQWERLIIKNPDLDVSAFFLSLDKKVYAEIQSDKKLSAASSIKVPILIVLLRMLEKKEIHWNEKLQLSKDIIGSGSGWMAYQDIGEIFPVFEVATEMVRVSDNTATNLLIKRLGGINIVNQKFKEIGLKNTQINNYLPDLDGTNMTSTKDLSLAMALVDNGYLLDVNSRDIFREIMSKSKTNTLIPAGILKGLGKESKDTDYHLSLKGYLVHNKTGDIGISYSDTALIQTPHNSRVFASFIVQGPFNDPRAPELIRNLSAELVPFLSPDQKTSNLN, encoded by the coding sequence GTGAAAAGTCACCTCAAAGTTATAACAAATATATTTTTAACAAGCATAGGCTTATCAGTTTTACTTGGTAGTTTTCTAAGGTTTTTTGGCCCAATAAATCAAAATTATAACTTAAATAAAAAAATTAATAAAGTAGCGAACTCAAGTAGGTCAATTGAAAAAGAATTAAAAGCCAGAAAATCTAATTTGACATTATTTTACAATGATAAATTCGAAAAACTAGAAAAATTAATTACTCAATGGGAAAGGCTAATAATAAAAAATCCAGATCTTGATGTTAGTGCTTTTTTCTTATCATTAGATAAAAAAGTCTATGCAGAAATACAATCTGATAAAAAACTATCTGCAGCAAGCAGTATCAAGGTCCCTATTCTTATAGTTTTACTTAGAATGCTTGAGAAAAAAGAAATACATTGGAATGAAAAGTTGCAACTTTCAAAAGATATAATTGGAAGTGGTTCAGGCTGGATGGCATATCAAGATATTGGTGAGATTTTTCCTGTGTTTGAAGTAGCCACAGAAATGGTTAGAGTTAGTGATAATACAGCAACTAATTTACTAATAAAACGCTTAGGAGGAATCAACATAGTCAATCAAAAGTTCAAAGAAATTGGATTAAAAAATACACAAATAAATAACTATCTTCCTGATCTAGATGGAACAAATATGACGTCAACTAAAGATTTATCTTTAGCCATGGCCCTTGTCGATAATGGTTATCTACTTGATGTTAATTCTAGAGATATTTTCAGAGAAATAATGAGCAAATCAAAAACAAACACATTAATACCTGCAGGGATTTTAAAAGGTCTAGGGAAGGAATCTAAAGACACTGACTATCATCTTTCATTAAAAGGTTATTTAGTTCACAACAAAACTGGTGATATTGGAATTTCTTATTCGGATACTGCTTTAATTCAAACTCCTCATAACTCTAGGGTATTCGCAAGTTTTATAGTCCAAGGTCCTTTTAACGATCCAAGAGCACCCGAGTTGATAAGAAATTTATCGGCAGAATTGGTCCCTTTTCTATCGCCAGATCAAAAAACATCAAATCTAAATTAG
- the bchI gene encoding magnesium chelatase ATPase subunit I — protein MSSTRKRRVFPFTSVIGQEEMKLALLLNVIDPRIGGVMIMGDRGTGKSTTIRALADLLPAIEVVEGDPYNSSLDDPDLQSNDVRERIDSGNEIRKGEKQVPMIDLPLGATEDRLCGTIDIEKALSEGVRAFEPGLLAKANRGLLYVDEVNLLDDHLVDVLLDSAASGWNTVEREGISVRHPARFVLIGSGNPEEGELRPQLLDRFGMSVEVRTVREAKLRVQVVDQRTAFDNDPESFNDSVQGNQDALQQKVVDAQNLLNEVSIDEDLRLRISAVCGELDVDGLRGDIVTNRAARALAAFEGRKEVTEEDIARVVSTALRHRLRKDPLEQVDSGDRVIKAFCKVFERNESNDVSEFELATIN, from the coding sequence GTGAGTTCAACTAGAAAACGCAGAGTTTTTCCATTCACTTCAGTGATTGGACAAGAAGAAATGAAGCTAGCGCTTCTTTTAAATGTTATTGATCCGAGAATTGGCGGAGTAATGATAATGGGTGATAGAGGCACTGGGAAGTCCACTACCATAAGAGCACTTGCTGATCTATTACCTGCTATTGAAGTTGTTGAAGGAGATCCCTATAACAGCTCTCTTGATGATCCAGATCTTCAAAGCAATGATGTTAGAGAGAGAATTGACAGTGGTAATGAAATTCGAAAAGGCGAGAAACAAGTTCCAATGATTGATCTACCGTTAGGTGCAACTGAGGATAGGCTTTGTGGAACTATTGATATTGAAAAGGCTCTTAGTGAAGGTGTTAGAGCTTTTGAACCTGGACTGCTAGCCAAAGCAAACAGAGGGTTGCTTTATGTTGACGAAGTTAATTTGCTAGATGATCACCTTGTCGACGTACTTTTAGACTCAGCCGCCTCAGGTTGGAATACAGTTGAACGTGAAGGTATTTCGGTTCGACATCCAGCGAGGTTCGTACTTATTGGTTCAGGAAACCCTGAAGAAGGAGAATTAAGGCCACAGTTACTTGATCGTTTTGGAATGAGTGTGGAAGTAAGAACAGTAAGAGAAGCAAAACTTCGCGTTCAAGTTGTTGACCAACGCACAGCCTTTGACAATGATCCTGAATCTTTTAATGATTCGGTTCAGGGGAACCAAGACGCGCTCCAACAAAAAGTGGTTGATGCCCAAAATTTACTTAACGAGGTTTCTATTGATGAAGATCTCAGACTAAGAATTTCAGCAGTTTGCGGTGAACTTGATGTTGATGGACTTAGAGGAGATATTGTTACAAATAGAGCAGCTAGAGCCCTTGCAGCCTTTGAAGGGAGAAAAGAGGTAACTGAAGAAGATATTGCTCGTGTCGTTTCGACAGCATTAAGGCACAGACTTCGAAAAGATCCTCTTGAACAAGTTGATTCTGGAGATAGAGTAATAAAAGCTTTTTGCAAAGTATTTGAAAGAAATGAAAGTAATGATGTATCTGAATTTGAACTAGCAACAATAAACTAA
- the ruvC gene encoding crossover junction endodeoxyribonuclease RuvC: MRIIGIDPGLARVGYGIVDEIEGKKIMLDCGIIETESTQKEEARLLEISNDLTSIINKWNPNNAAVEKYFFYRSSTTISVVQARGVIIMTLGKHNLPIQEFPPMQIKLAMTGYGHSDKDEVLRSVMHELSLTSPPKPDDAADALAIALTGIYLK; encoded by the coding sequence GTGAGAATAATAGGAATAGATCCAGGGTTAGCAAGAGTAGGTTATGGAATCGTTGATGAAATAGAAGGAAAAAAAATAATGCTTGATTGCGGGATTATAGAGACGGAATCAACACAAAAAGAGGAAGCTAGGCTTTTAGAAATTTCAAATGATTTAACCTCAATAATAAACAAATGGAATCCAAATAATGCTGCAGTAGAAAAGTATTTTTTTTATCGCTCGAGTACGACAATTAGTGTCGTTCAGGCTCGCGGAGTGATAATAATGACTTTAGGAAAGCACAATCTTCCAATTCAAGAATTCCCACCAATGCAAATCAAACTTGCTATGACTGGTTACGGTCATTCAGATAAAGATGAAGTATTAAGATCTGTAATGCATGAACTCAGTCTTACTTCACCGCCAAAGCCAGACGATGCTGCAGATGCACTAGCAATTGCACTTACTGGAATCTATCTTAAATAA
- a CDS encoding 5-formyltetrahydrofolate cyclo-ligase yields MKNKYDAIKSIKEIKRNKYNLIRNSNSSLIHEKIKSNVKSALNILLNKYHDEGKYIGIYWPLKGEVDIRFIKEINNQKVALPSSSKTKGITYHHWSNNQLEIDSNSIPAPIGEEAINPNNISILFVPAIAIDQEGYRLGYGGGYFDRLRQKDLWFSIPSFVVISNNCISKKPLPRERWDVPFNGWISEKGLHQIEATK; encoded by the coding sequence ATGAAAAATAAATATGACGCTATAAAATCAATAAAAGAAATCAAAAGAAATAAATATAATTTAATCCGTAACTCAAATTCATCTTTAATACATGAAAAAATAAAATCAAATGTCAAATCAGCATTAAATATACTTTTAAACAAATATCATGATGAAGGAAAATATATAGGAATTTATTGGCCATTAAAAGGCGAGGTAGACATAAGATTTATTAAAGAAATTAACAATCAAAAAGTTGCCTTACCTTCGAGTTCAAAAACAAAAGGTATCACCTATCATCACTGGTCAAATAATCAACTAGAGATAGATTCAAACAGCATTCCTGCACCAATAGGAGAAGAGGCAATTAACCCCAATAATATTTCTATTTTATTTGTGCCCGCAATAGCTATAGATCAAGAAGGTTACAGATTAGGTTACGGAGGAGGATACTTTGATCGTCTTCGACAAAAAGATTTGTGGTTTTCAATTCCATCATTTGTAGTCATCAGTAATAATTGCATATCTAAAAAACCATTACCTAGAGAAAGATGGGACGTGCCATTTAATGGTTGGATTAGTGAAAAAGGTCTTCATCAAATTGAAGCAACTAAATAA
- a CDS encoding SufE family protein has product MIEIKEKSFINTYGSDSLDNLIERLQSTSDPKRRYEYILWLAKSLPLLDEDLHLETTKVKGCISEVYVLGILLNGKIQWKGYSDALITKGLLAFLIKGLNDLTPYEVLSISEKFIEMTGLSKSLTPSRANGFLNIFLKMKAQAKNLSISSSDNE; this is encoded by the coding sequence GTGATTGAAATCAAAGAAAAATCCTTCATCAATACTTACGGGAGTGATTCATTAGATAATCTTATAGAGCGTCTACAATCAACTTCAGATCCCAAAAGGCGATACGAATATATATTATGGCTAGCAAAAAGTTTGCCTTTGCTAGATGAAGATCTTCACCTAGAAACTACTAAGGTAAAAGGTTGCATTTCAGAAGTATATGTTCTTGGAATTCTATTAAATGGAAAAATTCAATGGAAAGGATATTCGGATGCGCTCATAACAAAAGGATTGCTAGCTTTTCTAATAAAAGGTTTGAATGATCTAACACCTTATGAAGTACTCTCTATAAGTGAGAAATTTATTGAGATGACAGGACTAAGTAAAAGCTTAACGCCATCGAGAGCGAATGGTTTTCTCAACATATTCCTAAAAATGAAAGCTCAAGCAAAAAACCTCTCAATATCAAGCTCTGACAATGAATAA